A single Tachypleus tridentatus isolate NWPU-2018 chromosome 9, ASM421037v1, whole genome shotgun sequence DNA region contains:
- the LOC143227548 gene encoding U-scoloptoxin(01)-Cw1a-like has product MVINIYKIVSQEKRAAYELPPGSELIVGPITTTFSCLNLHSGYYADVDNNCQIFHICHPQTLADGTLEVGHWSFFCGNQTIFNQGSFTCAFPEEAVPCRRAPDFYYLNNNIGNENAPFLTDDDVARIYTAIGSRQ; this is encoded by the coding sequence ATGGTCATTAACATTTATAAGATTGTTTCCCAGGAGAAACGTGCGGCCTACGAACTTCCACCTGGATCAGAACTCATCGTTGGACCAATCACAACCACCTTCTCCTGTCTCAATCTCCACTCTGGATACTACGCTGATGTTGACAACAACTGTCAGATCTTCCACATCTGCCACCCACAGACTCTCGCTGATGGAACCTTAGAAGTTGGACATTGGAGCTTCTTCTGTGGTAACCAGACCATCTTCAATCAGGGTAGTTTCACATGTGCTTTCCCCGAGGAGGCCGTGCCCTGTAGAAGGGCCCCCGATTTCTACTATCTTAACAACAACATTGGGAACGAGAATGCTCCCTTCTTGACCGACGATGACGTAGCTAGAATTTATACAGCCATTGGCAGCAGACAATAA